One Aneurinibacillus migulanus genomic region harbors:
- a CDS encoding phosphotransferase enzyme family protein — protein sequence WGYDHDSVYYFRSSANFVFVFHKEGKKHFLRFSDSCERKLQTIEAEIEILHYLRDQPIHTAQPVPSLNNKYIEVVETEIGTFYAVVFEALQGEQYDIEDINEEHYFIWGRTLGQLHANLKRMPETYRRGRPSWQEQLNSVNTMLTTQEPFVQKEWELVTKWAEQKLVSEQTFGLIHYDFELDNLCWQNEKVSILDFDDCVNHWYVADIAYSLRELSEYDVDLENQFVQAFIRGYTQETELDMSLLKDLKWFMRMHNIVTFATLLRTVDIQESPDDPEWLIHLREDLLGYIEEYRASFKKRVTEN from the coding sequence TGGGGATATGACCATGATTCAGTTTATTACTTTAGATCCAGCGCAAACTTCGTATTTGTTTTCCACAAGGAGGGAAAGAAGCATTTCTTAAGGTTTAGCGATTCTTGCGAAAGAAAACTGCAAACGATAGAAGCAGAAATCGAGATTCTGCACTATCTCCGTGATCAACCGATTCATACAGCCCAGCCTGTTCCCTCATTGAATAACAAATATATCGAGGTAGTTGAGACAGAAATTGGAACATTTTATGCAGTAGTATTCGAAGCACTTCAGGGGGAACAGTACGATATAGAGGATATCAATGAAGAACATTATTTCATCTGGGGGCGCACATTGGGTCAATTGCATGCGAACTTAAAAAGGATGCCCGAAACTTATCGTCGCGGCCGCCCCAGTTGGCAAGAGCAACTGAACTCTGTAAACACAATGCTGACTACTCAAGAACCATTCGTACAAAAGGAATGGGAGCTTGTTACGAAATGGGCGGAGCAAAAGCTGGTTTCAGAACAAACTTTCGGGTTAATTCATTATGATTTTGAATTAGATAATCTATGCTGGCAAAACGAAAAAGTAAGCATACTCGATTTTGATGATTGTGTTAATCATTGGTATGTAGCTGATATCGCCTATTCTTTGAGGGAATTATCAGAGTACGATGTTGACCTGGAAAATCAGTTCGTACAGGCTTTTATTAGAGGATATACACAAGAAACAGAGCTGGATATGAGCTTATTAAAAGATTTGAAATGGTTTATGAGGATGCATAATATTGTAACGTTTGCGACATTATTACGAACGGTAGATATTCAAGAATCCCCGGACGATCCTGAATGGCTCATACATCTACGAGAAGATTTGTTGGGCTATATTGAAGAATATCGAGCTTCATTTAAAAAGCGGGTTACTGAAAACTAA
- the rsgA gene encoding ribosome small subunit-dependent GTPase A, with protein sequence MNAQQVMGWNTFFEQHYQNYKEKGLLPARVVTKHGHSYQLYFEGQFLTAKVAGRFRYHAYLKKHFPVVGDWVVFRHIENSNEAIIHAVMPRKNCFVRKLPISGGRRMSNGIIEGGTTEEQVIAANIDTSFIVSGLDQDFDLRRIERFITLVYNSGSQPVVILNKTDLCDNVSDFVNHVRDIAINIPILAISVEKNINMDALCPYLQPGKTVVFLGSSGVGKSTITNALLGEAKQKKQTISTATGKGRHTTTSAELMIHPTGYTIIDTPGLREVQLWGEEKVLEQSFNDIREIANGCRYQDCRHDKEPGCAVKQAFQNEWISGERLESYKKQIAELQRLDEKKKQFERYISRKMKHKRHK encoded by the coding sequence ATGAACGCACAACAAGTAATGGGATGGAACACATTTTTTGAGCAACACTATCAGAACTACAAAGAAAAAGGACTCCTTCCTGCCAGGGTAGTAACAAAGCATGGTCATAGTTATCAACTCTATTTCGAAGGTCAGTTTCTTACAGCAAAGGTAGCTGGAAGATTTAGATATCATGCCTATCTAAAAAAACATTTTCCAGTAGTAGGAGATTGGGTTGTTTTTAGACATATTGAAAATAGCAACGAAGCAATCATCCATGCGGTGATGCCAAGAAAAAATTGCTTTGTAAGGAAACTCCCCATTTCGGGTGGACGACGAATGAGTAACGGGATTATCGAAGGTGGAACAACGGAGGAACAAGTCATCGCAGCAAATATAGACACCTCATTCATCGTAAGCGGTCTCGATCAAGATTTTGATCTTCGGAGGATAGAAAGATTTATCACCTTAGTCTACAATAGCGGTTCTCAGCCTGTAGTTATTTTAAACAAAACCGACCTTTGTGATAATGTGAGTGATTTTGTAAATCATGTGAGAGATATTGCGATAAACATACCGATCCTTGCAATAAGTGTTGAGAAAAATATAAATATGGATGCCTTATGCCCCTATTTACAACCCGGAAAAACAGTTGTTTTCCTCGGTTCGTCTGGAGTTGGAAAATCTACAATAACAAATGCTTTGCTAGGAGAAGCAAAGCAAAAGAAACAGACAATTAGTACGGCTACTGGGAAAGGTCGACATACAACAACGAGTGCGGAACTTATGATTCACCCCACCGGGTATACAATTATAGATACACCTGGCTTACGTGAAGTGCAGCTATGGGGGGAAGAAAAGGTACTTGAACAAAGTTTCAATGACATAAGGGAAATCGCAAATGGATGTAGGTATCAAGATTGTCGACATGATAAAGAGCCAGGATGTGCTGTAAAACAAGCGTTTCAAAATGAATGGATTAGCGGTGAACGACTCGAGAGTTATAAAAAACAAATCGCTGAGCTACAAAGATTAGACGAAAAGAAAAAACAATTCGAGAGATATATAAGTCGAAAAATGAAACATAAACGTCACAAATAA
- the pdxR gene encoding MocR-like pyridoxine biosynthesis transcription factor PdxR: MIEITPVLDNKNGKPLYIQLANYIKQEILSGRIKPKEKLPSKRNLSNYLGLSLNTIQSAYEQLCAEGYIESKPRKGLFVTTFDNDIIFNQRDFEKLESKSKQVQVNAKIDFNSGKVDLEHFPYAIWRKLTIQSLYEDQGELFYNGNPQGELLLREQIAAYLFASRGVRCSAEQIIIGAGTQVLIGLLCMLIGKEHIYALENPGFHRTRMTLQDLGVHTVSIPLDEDGININQLKNTNANVVYVTPSHQFPYGMIMPISRRMDLLKWAEEKNGYIIEDDYDGEYRYKGKPIPSLQGLDTKENVVYLGTFSKSLIPSIRISYMVLPSSLMKKYQEHFTIYKQTVSRLHQDTLYRFMENGLWQSHLNKMRTLYRKKHSTLMLAVKNYLGEKVNIIGEKSGLHIVLEVKNSMEEDELINTAMNVGVKVYPLSIYYNGTIGSLGCRILLGFGGVSETEINTGIRLLKEAWKL, from the coding sequence ATGATTGAAATAACACCAGTTTTGGATAATAAAAATGGTAAACCATTGTACATACAACTAGCCAATTACATAAAACAGGAAATTTTATCGGGAAGAATAAAACCAAAAGAAAAATTACCGTCAAAACGTAATTTATCGAACTACCTTGGATTAAGCTTAAACACTATTCAATCAGCTTACGAGCAATTATGTGCGGAGGGTTATATAGAAAGCAAACCTCGAAAAGGATTATTTGTTACAACCTTTGATAACGACATAATCTTTAACCAAAGAGATTTTGAAAAATTGGAGTCAAAGAGCAAGCAAGTACAAGTAAATGCCAAGATTGATTTCAATTCTGGCAAGGTTGATTTAGAACACTTTCCGTATGCTATATGGAGAAAACTAACCATTCAATCTTTATACGAGGATCAAGGAGAATTATTTTATAATGGAAATCCTCAAGGGGAGCTGCTTCTTCGGGAACAAATTGCAGCCTATCTTTTTGCTTCTAGAGGTGTTAGATGCTCTGCTGAACAAATCATTATTGGTGCAGGTACTCAGGTACTTATTGGATTATTGTGTATGTTAATTGGTAAAGAACATATCTATGCACTTGAGAATCCTGGTTTCCATAGAACGAGAATGACTTTACAGGATCTAGGAGTCCATACAGTTTCAATTCCTCTCGATGAAGATGGGATAAATATAAACCAATTAAAAAATACAAATGCCAATGTTGTTTATGTAACACCGTCTCATCAATTTCCTTATGGGATGATAATGCCCATTTCAAGAAGAATGGATTTGTTAAAATGGGCAGAAGAAAAGAACGGTTATATTATTGAAGATGACTATGACGGTGAATATCGGTATAAAGGGAAGCCAATTCCTTCCTTACAAGGGCTTGATACAAAGGAAAATGTTGTGTATTTAGGTACATTTTCGAAGTCTTTGATTCCATCTATACGTATTAGCTATATGGTTTTACCATCTTCACTTATGAAAAAATACCAGGAGCACTTTACTATTTATAAGCAAACGGTTTCTCGTCTTCATCAGGATACTCTATATCGTTTTATGGAGAATGGACTTTGGCAAAGTCATTTAAATAAAATGAGAACTCTTTACCGTAAAAAACATAGTACCTTAATGTTAGCCGTTAAGAATTATTTAGGAGAAAAAGTAAATATAATCGGTGAAAAATCGGGACTTCATATTGTTTTGGAAGTAAAAAACAGTATGGAGGAAGATGAGTTAATCAATACTGCAATGAATGTTGGCGTAAAGGTTTATCCATTATCAATATATTATAACGGGACAATAGGAAGCTTAGGTTGTAGAATCTTACTAGGATTTGGGGGGGTATCAGAAACTGAGATTAATACAGGAATTCGATTATTGAAAGAAGCGTGGAAGCTCTAG
- a CDS encoding GNAT family N-acetyltransferase translates to MINQKAILIKELKNEKEWKEAYPVMKQLRTHLDEDQFLQLIQEAAQKEDYKMAALYENEKMVAVTGFMPMITLYNGRFIWVCDLVTDSNNRSKGYGEALLNYVHNWSKENGYDIVSLSSGLQRIDAHRFYENKMEYDKVSYVFLKRL, encoded by the coding sequence ATGATTAATCAAAAAGCAATTTTAATAAAGGAATTGAAAAACGAGAAGGAATGGAAGGAAGCCTATCCAGTGATGAAACAATTGAGGACCCATTTGGATGAAGATCAATTCCTTCAATTAATTCAAGAAGCTGCACAAAAGGAAGATTATAAAATGGCTGCTTTATATGAAAATGAAAAAATGGTAGCAGTAACAGGTTTTATGCCTATGATCACTTTATACAATGGAAGGTTCATTTGGGTTTGTGATTTAGTTACAGATTCAAATAATCGCTCGAAAGGATATGGTGAAGCACTTCTAAATTATGTACATAATTGGTCAAAGGAAAATGGCTATGATATCGTCTCGCTCTCATCAGGATTACAACGAATAGATGCTCATCGTTTTTATGAAAATAAGATGGAATATGACAAGGTTAGCTATGTTTTTTTAAAAAGACTTTAA
- a CDS encoding C45 family autoproteolytic acyltransferase/hydolase — MENNEKKEPMIFDIHVAEGSNYEVGKQRAITLKENYPDDIPYFISPVEGQDYISAATAHKRMMLIDKICPGFVDEIQGFADEVGTEPEKIICYANSYYNSHNCCQFAVLPSNTSDGHFYVGRSYEYFVRDERSLCITRVTGKPKHMGFSLQNAGRMDGMNEYGLVVSMSSTAYLKPLDGNGCEFWVAIRAILDRCKDVYEAQCLLEEIPLCTNTNFLVADAANNASIFEVASFSADKNRISVRKPVGGLLVATNHYMSHEMKEFDEHHFWHSEMRYSSVWNSLLRDAPYINDEKIRKLLSTRYPYGPCCHFYSNGMGTLRSMIFDVSEKKLKVSFGPPDMNPWHIVDIDAPIGLEEIVCKYIDMDIENPEQFWREMD; from the coding sequence ATGGAAAATAACGAAAAGAAAGAACCAATGATTTTTGATATTCATGTGGCTGAAGGAAGCAATTATGAAGTGGGTAAACAGCGGGCGATTACATTAAAAGAGAACTATCCGGATGATATTCCTTATTTTATTAGTCCAGTGGAAGGGCAGGATTATATATCTGCAGCAACTGCTCATAAGAGAATGATGTTGATTGACAAAATATGTCCCGGTTTTGTGGATGAAATACAAGGATTTGCTGATGAAGTAGGCACAGAGCCGGAAAAAATAATATGCTATGCGAATTCATATTACAATTCCCATAATTGCTGTCAATTTGCAGTGCTTCCTTCAAACACGAGCGATGGGCATTTTTATGTGGGAAGGAGCTATGAATATTTTGTAAGGGATGAAAGAAGTTTATGCATTACCCGGGTAACAGGAAAACCAAAGCATATGGGTTTTTCGTTACAAAATGCGGGAAGAATGGATGGGATGAATGAATATGGACTCGTCGTTTCAATGTCCAGTACTGCCTACTTAAAGCCACTTGATGGGAATGGATGTGAGTTCTGGGTCGCCATTCGTGCAATTTTAGATCGCTGTAAAGATGTTTATGAAGCGCAATGTTTGCTTGAAGAAATACCGTTATGTACGAATACGAATTTTTTGGTAGCGGATGCTGCTAATAATGCTTCTATTTTTGAGGTAGCAAGCTTTTCAGCAGACAAAAATAGAATTTCTGTGAGGAAACCAGTTGGTGGTTTATTGGTTGCCACAAATCATTATATGAGCCATGAAATGAAAGAATTTGATGAACATCATTTTTGGCATTCCGAAATGCGCTATTCTTCTGTGTGGAATTCATTATTGCGAGATGCGCCATATATCAATGATGAAAAGATAAGGAAATTATTGTCCACTCGGTATCCATATGGTCCATGCTGCCATTTTTATTCAAATGGAATGGGGACACTTAGAAGTATGATATTTGATGTATCGGAAAAGAAACTGAAGGTTAGCTTTGGTCCACCAGATATGAATCCATGGCATATCGTTGATATTGATGCACCGATCGGGCTTGAAGAGATTGTATGCAAATATATTGATATGGATATTGAGAATCCAGAACAATTTTGGAGAGAGATGGACTGA
- a CDS encoding GyrI-like domain-containing protein, translated as MAAVIQLFSLQEAFTRAFQQMFSITPGQFRKQTDMKDTLFRAMEKKTLDEVRLRHLHNGVALDPVIITKGRLQLVGMEIRRLNSYVIGKLWDSFRQHVSEIDRRRDHESIYYALIELTGNKWEVFYTTCVEVVEEGKLPEGMVYKVLPSTTYAVFSHKGAVARIQDTFEYIYSSWLPKSGRTRLNQPEFARYDHRYLGPKNEDSEFDIYIPVGPISNYSGEE; from the coding sequence TTGGCCGCTGTTATTCAACTCTTCTCCCTTCAGGAAGCTTTTACTCGCGCATTTCAGCAAATGTTTTCTATCACGCCGGGACAATTTCGCAAGCAAACTGATATGAAAGACACTTTGTTCCGGGCAATGGAGAAGAAGACATTGGACGAAGTTAGGCTACGGCATTTACACAACGGAGTAGCTCTTGACCCCGTTATCATCACCAAGGGAAGACTTCAATTGGTTGGCATGGAAATACGAAGACTTAATTCTTACGTAATCGGAAAGCTATGGGACTCTTTTAGACAACACGTATCAGAAATTGATAGAAGGCGAGATCACGAGTCTATTTATTACGCTCTAATTGAACTTACGGGAAATAAATGGGAAGTCTTCTATACCACCTGTGTTGAGGTTGTCGAAGAGGGGAAGCTACCTGAAGGAATGGTTTATAAAGTTCTCCCATCAACAACCTACGCTGTATTCTCACATAAGGGAGCCGTTGCCAGAATACAAGATACGTTTGAGTACATTTATAGCTCTTGGTTGCCCAAATCAGGGAGAACGCGTTTGAACCAACCGGAATTTGCACGTTACGATCACAGATATCTGGGTCCAAAGAATGAAGATTCGGAATTTGACATTTACATTCCTGTTGGCCCGATATCTAATTACTCTGGGGAGGAATAA
- a CDS encoding alpha/beta hydrolase family protein, which translates to MKKNERLQQGYAGYHEVKIPDALLGITFAMLVMYPTGTPEQADQLGPYPLELARDAEAISHGTDGSPLMYRTLARYLARNGFIVGMPEHPFNNRNNNSLEGTIQNLIYRPRHIRMIIDCFFENKMFEGKVKPNAVSIIGHSLDGYTVLAAAGGLPTSFPHETPDGQPQLIEVASNPRIQSNHPTGICSDFPSLIHNQKIIFLFYLGSYFFQFPKIYLLISFLYLYYLSFLH; encoded by the coding sequence ATGAAAAAGAACGAAAGATTACAGCAAGGGTATGCAGGTTACCATGAAGTGAAAATACCCGATGCATTGCTGGGCATAACATTTGCTATGTTGGTGATGTATCCTACTGGCACCCCTGAACAAGCAGATCAATTGGGGCCCTACCCGTTGGAGTTAGCGAGAGACGCAGAAGCAATCTCTCACGGCACTGACGGCTCGCCGCTTATGTATCGAACATTAGCTCGGTATTTGGCGCGAAACGGCTTTATCGTCGGAATGCCTGAACATCCGTTCAATAACAGGAACAATAATAGTCTGGAAGGTACGATACAGAACCTCATCTACAGACCGAGACATATTCGAATGATCATCGATTGTTTTTTTGAAAATAAGATGTTTGAGGGAAAAGTAAAACCGAATGCCGTTTCTATAATCGGGCATTCGTTGGATGGTTATACAGTTCTGGCAGCCGCGGGTGGCTTGCCGACTTCGTTTCCTCACGAGACCCCGGACGGACAACCGCAGCTCATAGAGGTTGCGTCAAATCCGCGAATCCAGTCGAATCATCCCACTGGTATATGTTCCGATTTTCCAAGTCTAATCCACAATCAGAAAATAATTTTTCTATTTTATCTAGGTTCTTATTTTTTCCAGTTTCCAAAGATATACTTATTGATTTCATTTTTGTATCTCTATTATCTCAGCTTTCTACATTAA
- a CDS encoding ACT domain-containing protein — translation MGTEGEDLLDFESNVEEKFEKSRLGYTEVPGNPELREEIAKLYDLRKNSKPTSKRSAGKMKLEILDSTFSVIKLSPTETVPSWATNCDVFSITRTDEELSIVCPSECLSTNGELKEVENDWKCIKVEGILDFGLTGILASLANPLAENKISIFAISTFNTDYLLVKNHSIEKAKSVLENAGHTFI, via the coding sequence ATGGGTACAGAAGGTGAAGACCTGTTGGATTTTGAAAGCAACGTAGAAGAAAAATTTGAAAAGAGCCGGTTGGGGTATACAGAAGTTCCAGGAAATCCTGAGCTGCGTGAAGAAATCGCCAAGCTATACGATTTGAGAAAAAATAGTAAACCAACTTCAAAAAGGAGTGCTGGCAAGATGAAATTAGAAATTTTAGATTCAACTTTTTCGGTTATTAAACTTTCACCAACAGAAACAGTGCCATCTTGGGCAACAAATTGTGATGTATTTTCTATTACTCGTACAGATGAAGAACTTTCTATTGTATGTCCATCAGAATGTTTATCGACTAATGGGGAATTAAAGGAAGTTGAAAATGACTGGAAATGTATAAAAGTAGAAGGCATTTTAGACTTTGGATTAACTGGTATATTAGCCTCTTTGGCTAATCCGTTAGCAGAAAATAAGATAAGCATCTTTGCTATTTCCACTTTTAATACTGATTATTTGCTTGTTAAAAACCATTCTATAGAAAAAGCAAAATCAGTATTGGAGAATGCAGGCCATACATTTATCTAA